One part of the Streptomyces sp. NBC_00286 genome encodes these proteins:
- a CDS encoding LacI family DNA-binding transcriptional regulator — MSPAQRHPTLADVAERAGVSPSTVSRTMRGLTSVSPQIRERVEKAARELNFAISRQASSLVTGRTGVMAVLVPTLDSWFMGAALSSLGPLLRGAGMEMTVYVVPDLAERAAFFERLPARRNADALLVFCFDLNKEETARLDELGMPVIYISQHVEGRPSVYVDDVAAACKATRHLINLGHRRIAFAHTVNARGFSFSSRDRLLGYQQALTEAGIPLDDDLVVTTPPRDKRGTTQAVGNLLSLREPPTAIFAEQDDLAASLILSLRTVQIEVPERISVLGFDDQLMAEWLDLSTVAQSPSDMGRIAAELALELINDSDADLSRHIVLPTHLIPRGTTAPPPALQGEREGNSPAEGRDA; from the coding sequence ATGTCACCAGCTCAGCGGCACCCCACGTTGGCCGACGTCGCCGAACGGGCGGGGGTCTCCCCGTCCACCGTCTCGCGCACCATGCGTGGCCTGACATCGGTCTCGCCGCAGATCCGTGAGCGGGTCGAGAAGGCCGCCCGTGAGCTGAACTTCGCGATCTCGCGGCAGGCGTCGAGCCTGGTGACCGGTCGGACCGGCGTCATGGCGGTGCTCGTGCCGACGCTCGACTCGTGGTTCATGGGAGCGGCGCTCTCCAGCCTGGGCCCGCTGCTGCGCGGCGCGGGCATGGAGATGACCGTCTACGTGGTGCCCGACCTGGCCGAGCGGGCCGCGTTCTTCGAGCGGCTCCCCGCCCGGCGCAACGCGGACGCGCTGCTGGTCTTCTGCTTCGACCTCAACAAGGAGGAGACCGCCCGCCTCGACGAGCTGGGCATGCCGGTCATCTACATCAGCCAGCACGTCGAGGGCCGCCCCAGCGTCTACGTCGACGACGTCGCCGCCGCCTGCAAGGCCACCCGCCACCTGATCAACCTCGGACACCGCCGGATCGCCTTCGCGCACACCGTCAACGCCCGCGGCTTCAGCTTCAGTTCACGCGATCGCCTCCTCGGCTACCAGCAGGCGCTCACCGAGGCGGGCATCCCCCTCGACGACGACCTGGTCGTCACCACGCCGCCACGCGACAAACGCGGCACCACCCAGGCCGTCGGCAACCTGCTGAGCCTGCGCGAACCACCCACAGCGATCTTCGCCGAGCAGGACGATCTCGCCGCCTCCCTCATCCTGAGCCTGCGCACCGTCCAGATCGAGGTGCCCGAACGGATCTCCGTCCTCGGCTTCGACGACCAACTGATGGCCGAATGGCTCGACCTGTCCACCGTGGCCCAGTCCCCCTCCGACATGGGCCGTATCGCCGCCGAACTCGCCCTGGAACTCATCAACGACTCCGACGCGGACCTCAGCCGGCACATCGTCCTGCCCACACACCTGATCCCACGAGGAACCACGGCCCCGCCGCCCGCCCTTCAGGGTGAGCGGGAGGGCAACAGTCCTGCTGAAGGCCGAGACGCCTGA
- a CDS encoding ABC transporter substrate-binding protein, producing the protein MNARTTRALQCSAVLVAAGLVLTACGSSDDSSSSEKSPSFSGRGPITFAAAKDSSGVVQKVIDSWNKEHPKEKVTFIQLPADVNQQRQQMIQNAETKSDAYTVLWLDAVWTSEFAAHQWIDQLPAAQFPLDKMLKPVVETAKYRDSLYAVPHHSDGGVSYYRSDLLKKAGVSAPPATWAEMKAACAKVEKLPEAKDMDCYAGQFQKYEGLTVNFSEAVNSAGGVITDANGKPNVDTPEAKKGLDFLVDSFKDGTIPKEAITYQEEEGRQAFQSGKLVFLRNWPYVYAQAEKSKVAGKFAVAPLPGLNGAGSSTLGGHNVALSSFAKNKATALDFMKFFTSQDSASTFLKDASMAPPYDALYGDQAMVKQYPYLAALKESILNAVPRPQVVQYGDATSAIQQEAYAALNGDKSSAQALKDLQSELQKLATK; encoded by the coding sequence GTGAACGCCAGAACCACCAGAGCCCTTCAGTGCTCGGCCGTGCTCGTCGCCGCCGGGCTCGTCCTCACCGCCTGCGGCTCCTCCGACGACAGCAGCTCCTCGGAGAAGTCCCCGTCGTTCTCGGGCCGCGGCCCCATCACGTTCGCGGCCGCCAAGGACAGCTCCGGCGTCGTCCAGAAGGTGATCGACAGCTGGAACAAGGAACACCCCAAGGAGAAGGTCACGTTCATACAGCTGCCGGCGGACGTGAACCAGCAGCGCCAGCAGATGATCCAGAACGCCGAGACGAAGTCCGACGCCTACACGGTGCTTTGGCTGGACGCGGTGTGGACCTCCGAGTTCGCCGCCCACCAGTGGATCGACCAGCTGCCTGCCGCGCAGTTCCCGCTGGACAAGATGCTCAAGCCGGTGGTGGAGACGGCCAAGTACCGCGACAGCCTGTACGCGGTCCCGCATCACTCCGACGGCGGCGTGTCGTACTACCGCTCCGACCTGCTGAAGAAGGCCGGCGTCAGCGCCCCGCCGGCCACCTGGGCGGAGATGAAGGCCGCCTGCGCCAAGGTCGAGAAGCTGCCCGAGGCCAAGGACATGGACTGCTACGCCGGCCAGTTCCAGAAGTACGAGGGCCTCACGGTCAACTTCTCCGAGGCCGTGAACTCCGCCGGCGGTGTCATCACCGACGCCAACGGCAAGCCGAACGTCGACACCCCCGAGGCCAAGAAGGGCCTGGACTTCCTCGTCGACTCCTTCAAGGACGGCACCATCCCCAAGGAGGCCATCACCTACCAGGAAGAGGAAGGCCGCCAGGCGTTCCAGTCCGGCAAGCTGGTCTTCCTGCGCAACTGGCCGTACGTATACGCCCAGGCCGAGAAGAGCAAGGTCGCGGGCAAGTTCGCGGTCGCGCCGCTGCCCGGCCTGAACGGGGCCGGCTCCTCCACCCTGGGCGGCCACAACGTGGCCCTGTCCTCCTTCGCCAAGAACAAGGCCACGGCGCTGGACTTCATGAAGTTCTTCACCAGCCAGGACAGCGCGAGCACGTTCCTCAAGGACGCTTCCATGGCACCGCCGTACGACGCCCTCTATGGCGACCAGGCGATGGTCAAGCAGTACCCGTACCTCGCCGCGCTGAAGGAGTCGATCCTCAACGCCGTGCCCCGCCCCCAGGTGGTCCAGTACGGCGACGCGACCTCCGCGATCCAGCAGGAGGCGTACGCCGCCCTGAACGGTGACAAGTCCAGCGCACAGGCGCTGAAGGACCTGCAGTCCGAGCTGCAGAAGCTCGCGACGAAGTGA
- a CDS encoding carbohydrate ABC transporter permease, whose protein sequence is MVDAKTPPDTAAARPSGAADRRTRRPAAPVNPRGRQKRATAGSGRMAALLVSPTLLVLTVVVLYPTIMALRESLYGAKGLDPDTGFISDTEPFVGLQNYADIFGEAGDRFWNAFWNTTFFTVVTVGLETVIGVAMALIMHKAFQGRALVRASILIPWAVPTAISGLLWRWIFNSDGIANALIGHQVLWTTEGFHAKIAVIIAEVWKTAPFIGLLVLAGLQVIGKEVYEAARMDGASPVRQFWHITLPLVKPALLVAVLFRCLDALRMFDLPYLLVGAQKNSVETLSMLAQNEASNVRFGPAAAYAVILFLYVFLIALGFVRLLGADVVGDGAGTARKSKRKGRLRRAPAPGGAEVPA, encoded by the coding sequence GTGGTGGACGCCAAGACCCCACCCGACACGGCCGCGGCACGGCCGTCTGGTGCGGCAGACCGCCGCACCAGACGGCCCGCCGCGCCGGTGAACCCCCGAGGCAGGCAGAAACGGGCAACTGCAGGCTCCGGCCGGATGGCGGCCCTGCTGGTGTCCCCGACCCTGCTGGTGCTGACCGTCGTCGTGCTCTACCCGACGATCATGGCCCTGCGGGAATCGCTGTACGGGGCCAAGGGACTGGACCCGGACACCGGCTTCATCAGCGACACCGAGCCGTTCGTCGGACTGCAGAACTACGCCGACATCTTCGGCGAGGCCGGCGACCGGTTCTGGAACGCCTTCTGGAACACCACCTTCTTCACCGTCGTCACGGTGGGACTGGAGACGGTGATCGGTGTCGCCATGGCGCTGATCATGCACAAGGCGTTCCAGGGCCGCGCCCTGGTGCGGGCCAGCATCCTCATCCCCTGGGCGGTTCCCACGGCCATCTCTGGCCTGCTGTGGCGGTGGATCTTCAACAGCGACGGCATCGCCAACGCGCTGATCGGCCACCAGGTCCTGTGGACCACCGAGGGCTTCCACGCCAAGATCGCCGTCATCATCGCCGAGGTGTGGAAAACCGCCCCCTTCATCGGGCTGCTCGTCCTGGCCGGCCTGCAGGTGATCGGCAAGGAGGTCTACGAGGCGGCCCGCATGGACGGGGCGAGCCCCGTGCGCCAGTTCTGGCACATCACCCTGCCGCTGGTGAAGCCCGCCCTGCTGGTGGCGGTCCTCTTCCGCTGCCTGGACGCACTGCGGATGTTCGACCTGCCCTACCTCCTCGTCGGCGCCCAGAAGAACTCGGTGGAAACCCTGTCCATGCTCGCGCAGAACGAGGCGTCCAACGTCCGCTTCGGACCGGCCGCCGCCTACGCGGTGATCCTCTTCCTCTACGTCTTCCTCATCGCCCTGGGATTCGTACGACTGCTGGGCGCGGACGTCGTCGGAGACGGCGCCGGCACCGCACGCAAGTCCAAGCGCAAGGGCAGGCTCCGGCGCGCCCCGGCGCCCGGCGGTGCGGAGGTGCCAGCATGA
- a CDS encoding carbohydrate ABC transporter permease, with protein MTTTANTTTKTTMTTPAKWRTWLVYAGVALVVAYCLAPFYWMLVSSLRRTSDIFDTTLLPSPVSFDNYRAVFDPSQGFGRALLNSLIVSGITTVLALLLATFTAYAMARLEFRFKRLILTLIIATSMFPVVSIVVPLLKLFTDIGWINTYQAMIVPSMSFALPLAVWNLTTFFRQMPDELEQAAMIDGCTRGQAFRKIIVPLAAPGIFTTAIITFIAAWNEFLIALSMTNRPSIQTAPVAISKFAGATQFDVPFGSQMAAGVLVTIPLVIMVLLFQRRIVAGLTAGAAK; from the coding sequence ATGACCACTACAGCGAACACGACCACCAAGACGACCATGACCACCCCGGCGAAGTGGCGAACCTGGCTGGTGTACGCGGGAGTTGCCCTGGTCGTGGCCTACTGCCTGGCCCCCTTCTACTGGATGCTGGTCTCCAGCCTGCGCCGCACCTCCGACATCTTCGACACCACACTGCTGCCCTCCCCGGTGTCGTTCGACAACTACCGGGCGGTGTTCGACCCCTCCCAGGGCTTCGGCCGCGCCCTGCTCAACAGCCTGATCGTCTCCGGCATCACCACCGTCCTGGCGTTGCTGCTGGCCACGTTCACCGCCTACGCCATGGCCCGGCTGGAGTTCCGCTTCAAGCGGCTGATCCTCACCCTGATCATCGCCACCTCGATGTTCCCGGTGGTGTCGATCGTGGTCCCGCTGCTGAAGCTGTTCACCGACATCGGCTGGATCAACACCTACCAGGCGATGATCGTGCCGAGCATGTCCTTCGCCCTGCCGCTGGCGGTGTGGAACCTGACCACGTTCTTCCGGCAGATGCCCGACGAACTGGAACAGGCCGCCATGATCGACGGCTGCACCCGCGGCCAGGCATTCCGCAAGATCATCGTTCCGCTCGCCGCACCGGGCATCTTCACCACCGCGATCATCACCTTCATCGCCGCCTGGAACGAGTTCCTCATCGCCCTGTCGATGACCAACCGGCCCAGCATCCAGACCGCGCCGGTCGCCATCTCCAAGTTCGCCGGCGCCACCCAGTTCGACGTCCCCTTCGGCAGCCAGATGGCCGCGGGCGTCCTGGTCACCATCCCCCTGGTGATCATGGTGCTCCTCTTCCAGCGCCGCATCGTCGCCGGACTCACCGCGGGCGCGGCCAAGTAG
- a CDS encoding glycoside hydrolase family 13 protein — protein sequence MSPTTPWWRSAVIYQVYIRSFADGNGDGVGDIAGLRSRLPYLKSLGVDAVWVTPWYKSPMADGGYDVADFRAIDPLFGTVAEAEQFIEEAHEYGIRVIPDIVPNHTSDQYAWFREALAAGPGSPERDRYIFRPGRGPDGAEPPNNWVSCFGGPAWTRLPDGDWYLHLYAPEQPDLNWQHPDVHAEFESILRFWFSRGVDGFRIDVAHGLAKDPELPDLRPESAGEQTREYVAHPHWDRDEVHDIYRTWRKVADEFDGDRAFVAEAWSDTWADTPERLAAYVRPGGLHTAFNFDFLMASWDAKDLRAVIDDSLAMLREVGAPATWVLSNHDVMRHTSRYARRTVARWVPNERYQPQGPVDLDLGTRRARAAALLMLALPGGAYIYQGDELGLPQVEELPESVLQDPIWERSGHTDRGRDGCRVPLPWSGQVAPFGFSPAGASAEPWLPQPANWGERSVEAQTGVETSMLELYRTALRLRRDHPALGDGTLTWLDAPAGILAFHREPGFLCVVNLSDEAYQLPDHIAILLASGSVADRQLEPEHAVWLAK from the coding sequence ATGTCCCCCACCACGCCCTGGTGGCGCAGTGCCGTCATCTACCAGGTCTACATCCGCAGCTTCGCCGACGGGAACGGCGACGGAGTCGGCGACATCGCAGGTCTGCGCTCCCGGCTCCCGTACCTCAAGTCGCTCGGCGTGGACGCCGTCTGGGTGACCCCCTGGTACAAGTCTCCGATGGCGGACGGCGGTTACGACGTGGCCGACTTCCGCGCCATCGACCCGCTGTTCGGCACGGTCGCCGAGGCCGAGCAGTTCATCGAGGAAGCCCACGAGTACGGGATCCGCGTCATCCCCGACATCGTCCCGAACCACACCTCCGACCAGTACGCCTGGTTCCGGGAAGCACTGGCCGCCGGCCCCGGCAGCCCGGAACGCGACCGCTACATCTTCCGGCCCGGCCGCGGCCCCGACGGCGCCGAGCCGCCCAACAACTGGGTCTCCTGCTTCGGCGGCCCCGCCTGGACCCGCCTGCCCGACGGCGACTGGTACCTCCACCTGTACGCCCCCGAACAGCCCGACCTCAACTGGCAACACCCCGACGTGCACGCCGAGTTCGAGTCCATCCTGCGGTTCTGGTTCAGCCGGGGCGTCGACGGCTTCCGCATCGACGTCGCCCACGGACTCGCCAAGGACCCCGAACTGCCCGACCTGCGGCCCGAGTCGGCGGGCGAGCAGACCCGGGAGTACGTCGCACACCCGCACTGGGACCGCGACGAGGTCCACGACATCTACCGCACCTGGCGCAAGGTCGCCGACGAGTTCGACGGCGACCGCGCCTTCGTCGCCGAAGCCTGGTCCGACACCTGGGCCGACACCCCCGAACGCCTCGCCGCCTACGTCCGCCCCGGCGGCCTGCACACCGCGTTCAACTTCGACTTCCTCATGGCCAGCTGGGACGCCAAGGACCTCCGCGCGGTCATCGACGACTCCCTCGCCATGCTCAGGGAGGTGGGCGCACCGGCCACCTGGGTTCTGTCCAACCATGACGTCATGCGCCACACCAGCCGCTACGCTCGCAGAACTGTCGCACGGTGGGTGCCCAACGAGCGCTACCAGCCCCAGGGCCCCGTCGACCTGGACCTCGGCACCCGCCGCGCCCGCGCCGCAGCCCTCCTGATGCTCGCCCTGCCCGGCGGCGCCTACATCTACCAGGGCGACGAACTCGGCCTGCCCCAAGTCGAGGAGCTGCCCGAGTCCGTCCTCCAGGACCCCATCTGGGAACGCTCCGGCCACACCGACCGAGGCCGCGACGGCTGCCGCGTCCCCCTCCCCTGGTCCGGGCAGGTGGCTCCGTTCGGTTTCAGTCCTGCAGGCGCTTCCGCCGAGCCGTGGCTGCCCCAGCCCGCCAACTGGGGTGAGCGCAGTGTGGAGGCACAGACCGGCGTCGAGACCTCGATGCTGGAGCTGTACCGCACCGCCCTCCGCCTACGCCGCGACCACCCAGCCCTCGGTGACGGCACCCTGACGTGGCTCGACGCCCCCGCAGGCATCCTCGCCTTCCACCGCGAACCCGGCTTCCTCTGTGTCGTCAACCTCTCGGATGAGGCGTACCAGCTGCCCGACCACATCGCGATCCTGCTGGCCAGCGGCTCCGTCGCGGACAGGCAGCTGGAACCCGAACACGCCGTCTGGCTCGCCAAGTAG
- the ureA gene encoding urease subunit gamma — protein MRLTPTERDRLLLFGAAELARARRARGLRLNVPEATALIADAVCEAARDGVRLVEAVERGRSVLGPDDVLPGVADVVTEVHVEAVFDDGSRLAVVSDPIGGSLGERAPGALLPGPEHAEPEAVVRLAVINTATVPVSVTSHFHFFEANPRLDFARERAYGMRLAVPAGSSVRFGPGESFEVGLVPIGGDRVAIGFAGLVDGALDAPGAREEALRRAAACGYLGIPETPDQEVER, from the coding sequence ATGAGGCTGACTCCCACGGAGCGTGATCGGCTGCTGCTCTTCGGAGCTGCCGAGCTGGCTCGCGCTCGCCGTGCCCGCGGTCTGCGGCTCAATGTGCCGGAGGCGACCGCCTTGATCGCGGACGCCGTCTGCGAGGCCGCCCGCGACGGTGTCCGGCTCGTGGAGGCCGTCGAGCGCGGCCGATCCGTGCTCGGCCCGGACGATGTGCTGCCGGGTGTCGCGGACGTCGTCACCGAGGTGCACGTCGAGGCGGTGTTCGACGACGGGTCGCGGCTCGCGGTCGTGAGCGACCCGATCGGCGGGAGTCTCGGTGAGCGGGCTCCGGGCGCGCTGCTGCCGGGGCCCGAGCACGCCGAGCCCGAGGCGGTCGTACGGCTGGCGGTCATCAACACCGCCACCGTGCCGGTCTCCGTCACCTCCCACTTCCACTTCTTCGAGGCCAACCCGCGGCTCGACTTCGCACGGGAGAGGGCCTACGGGATGCGGCTCGCCGTACCCGCCGGGTCGTCCGTGCGGTTCGGGCCGGGGGAGAGCTTCGAGGTCGGGCTGGTGCCCATCGGGGGCGACCGGGTCGCCATCGGGTTCGCCGGTCTGGTCGACGGGGCACTGGACGCGCCCGGCGCCCGCGAGGAGGCACTGCGCCGCGCCGCC